In Episyrphus balteatus chromosome 4, idEpiBalt1.1, whole genome shotgun sequence, the sequence ATGTGTGGATCAAAAAATGGGCAGCACAGGTATTCTGTGTTTTTCTCttccttctagaacatccacccatacatcaaatgctcgttgcagggatatagGGTCTTCGTTTATGATGACTCCATTGTCAgaaaagaataactgatgcacttttgcgtgagtcactttgccttcaagcaggaaagaggactcaagacgcttccctggtgtacacctattgtgatttcgaattcttcggtgactccaatTGCACGTCTAActaactgctccatcatacatgttcataattatccgcacattaTATGCAGATCTAggggttgtcgatcgaatgcttttttaaaatcaaccaatacGATATGCAAATCGTCCGAGGAATTCCGATGTTTTTCCTTaactctggattgcatctgttGAAGACTTACCTGCACTGGTCATCAAGCAAGATTCGCTCAACGAttttcatggtgtgtgacatcagcttaatcgaacggtaattatcacagcttcggGTAAGAGTGCCCCTTGTAGATTAGAGGAAGGTAACTTTCTCTCCATTGATTAGGCGATGATGCGATTTTTCTAGTTCCTAGGTTCTGCAAAACCTTGTGTCAGCATAAAATAGATGACTGTTCGGGTCCGTTTCGTCAGTTTGAAGAGCGTTCTCTCAAAAAAAGTATTACTTTCATAGCCAACTTGAGAATTTAAGAATATAAGATTTTACAAGATTTCTGTTTGCATTCGAAATATATACTAGGCTATTATTTGGCTCGATAAGCACttggaaccaaaaaaaaaaacattccggatttttttgtcattttcaccaattgaaattttataacacaaaactggaacaaaatattattttaatattttttcttggtcgtttaagcaatttcaacagaaaataGTGATCTTTaatgcatacaaaaattttaaaaattgaaaaatgaagtagaGTCAGAATTcagctgtgaaaaactaaccggattttttaatggtaattttcaaagttaatattttgctcAGTAACCTTTCTTTTTGAAGACTGCTTGGCACCAACGAGACTTGGACTAggccaaattaaataaaatagaactaaGAATATGCTcctagtcatttttcaaagctaAAAGTTAGTTAGTTGCTGAGGTGTGCTTTTTCTTTTCTACCCGTCACTTAAAGATGgcccaaaaaatttttaatcgggTTCAAGTCGGCTAATTGTTACGGTTATTCTAAGCCAGGAGTATTGTCTGCCCCAAACTATTGTTTAATgagcttttaagaatttttggcatCATAACTTGCAGAAAGAGGCGAcgtaaaggcatttctttctccTTTAATGGAGCCATTATCGACTCCAACATCTCTCTATTCTGGAAATTTGGTGTAACGGACTAGAGCCTGCAGCTGAAAAACCTAAACCATCACTGATCCTATGCTGTGCTTCACGATAgaaagcatatttttttggtttcaaacatgtACATGTTTGAGCCATGTCACAATCGGAACAAAACAAGctaaaattgcttttatcactgaaaagcatatttttctgttttgttatcgagcaactcagatgttttttttgtaaatacaaccatgatgaagtatttttattttcaaatttaaagtgtTTCTTAAGATCCTTTCATTGCTTACCTTTTTAGACAATGCTTAGTATAATGAAATGGCCTTTTTCCGAGCCGAAAGACCAAATCTCTCAAACCCTTTCTTACTGTACTTGATGTTGAAGGCAAATTAAGCTCCTAATAAATCGTTTAAGAAGTCGCAAAAggatcttttatcaaaaaactcaTCATTCGCATATCAGTTTTTAGGGATATTTTGTGATGGCATACCAAAgggataatattttgttttatttcggcTTGAAAATGTTCTACAACTCAGTAACGAATTTGATGACTATAACGCGTTTTTTTTccgttattccattaaataatttatacaattcacaaagctaacaactttgtttgtcactgcaaacaaaattgtgttgaagttagtccggttagtttttcacagctgAAGTTCTGACtcttcttcaatttttaaaattgaagaagAGTCAGCACTGTatatatttcaatttcagatgAAAACCAGCTGCAATCGATTCTGCAAACGACAAACGTTTCGATAGCTAAAAAGTTCTCAggtattcaattaaattttacaaGAGAACAAAAATGTGAACTCTACGACCATGTTATTGCTAACACTGCAAAGACTTCGGAACCAGAACTCAAAGTATCGTAagtttcatacaattttaagcctaacgttaattttaaaagtatgatTTATTGTAAACCTTTTTCTAGACTTCCCAATGACCAAACTGATAATGCTATGACATTTGCGGAAATTGTAGCGAaagcaaagaaaaaagaaaagaaattgcAAAGAAAATATCGAACAAGTAAACCAACACATATCGAAGAGGTTCGCAATTTAGTTTCCCTGCAAATGCAAGCATTAGATAAATACTTTAATCCTGAGACTGAAACTAAACCGGACATTTCAAGATATAAAGTTACTTATGAAGAACGGTTTCATGATTATAGAAGGTCTCGTCACAGAGACcatttaaaatatgtaaaaagaaaatcaaGAAGTCGCAGCAGTGATGAAAGAAGTCGAAATTACCATAACCGTAGAAGAAGTGATAAAAGGGAGGAAACTACGAGAAGGCGAAGTCGAAGTTATGATCGAAATAATCGGTTTTCGAAAAGAAAATCTCCCAGTATCGAAAGAAGAAAACACAGTCATGAAAGAAGGAAAAGTAAAGACAAtctacatttattaaaaaagattaaaaaagagAAATCAAGAAGTAAAAGTCCTAAAGAGAGTAAAAGTAAAGATGATTtacatttagtaaaaaaaatcaaaaaggaaaaagTTAGAAGCAAAAGTcctaaaaagaagaaaaaacataaacacCATCGAAAGCATTGAATCATAATTAAagtgaataaaacaaattcaaactCATAagcacatctttttttttattattattaattaactttgtttttaaaatatttgaatatcaTAAGCAAAAATATGCGCTACAACGgtcttcaaaaacattaatttttgtgtgtcgtgtctaagattttttgttttgttttgaacaataatttaaattaagctAAGCTAAATTTAAAGAGAAAATATAACGAGGCGTAATagagatttaaattaaaaatataaaactttacTAAACACTAAATGATTCGCCACATCCACATGTGCCCTTGATGTTCGGGTTGTTGAAGACAAATTCACTGGAAAGTTTATTTTCAACATAGTCCATTTCAGTTcctgtaattaataaaaaaataagaggtgattttatttgaaagtgaaaataaatatgattGCAAGCCAAATGAACAGTGATCTCAAGAAATCTACATTATACTTCAATCAAAACTAGAAAGTCATTCCCGGAgtagaaatttaaaatatctgAGGTAAGTTTTAcaagtatgtatttttattcattatcaGCAAAAGAAAATGCATTAAAATGAAGTGTTGGTAGTTTTTACTGCAAAAATAAGACCTTTTATACTAAAATACAAGAatacacttttaaaaatgtgctttttaaaaatgtattactGGTGATGTCATTGCGTAGGAtgttccaaaattttattttgtttttgtggacAATGCATTGGGGCATAcatttgtaaatttgaatagCAGACTTTCTCATTATGTTatggttattttcaagaaatgaaaATTAGTTGGCGTAGTTTcagtttaaatgaaaaaaaaaatgaaaattcctATGTTAAATGACTATGaaactaaaaattcaatttttaatatttaaaaatcatcgtttgtagAGATAACACTcctaaaatcgtaaaaaaaataatttataagcaGAAATTCGTACAATTTCCAATaacatttttctatttattaattaattttaagaatttaaatttatttttggtcaTACTAAGTAAAAAGCTAGATTcaagatgaaataaaaattttgcacaaaaGCATAGAAAACAGTTAGTCAAACTTATTATTCACGACCCATATTAAGGTTGTGAGAAGAACCTGTTCTTCCAATTTGGTACGTAGAACCGTAGTAGGAACTTTTACCAAAAAGTTACCTTCAACACGTATCTTAACTTTGAAATAGATTACTTGCTACATAAGTTCAAGTGGTTTTAGTGCCGTAGGAGTTTTACACTTTAATGACCACGCGTCCTGGCAGT encodes:
- the LOC129918689 gene encoding U2 snRNP-associated SURP motif-containing protein, with amino-acid sequence MDNNLLSELDQYIKSAKTRLQTILTTLDWTVADSLKASTCSTRKEEEYFNRNDPPLPESFGCNNSVVIDENQLQSILQTTNVSIAKKFSGIQLNFTREQKCELYDHVIANTAKTSEPELKVSLPNDQTDNAMTFAEIVAKAKKKEKKLQRKYRTSKPTHIEEVRNLVSLQMQALDKYFNPETETKPDISRYKVTYEERFHDYRRSRHRDHLKYVKRKSRSRSSDERSRNYHNRRRSDKREETTRRRSRSYDRNNRFSKRKSPSIERRKHSHERRKSKDNLHLLKKIKKEKSRSKSPKESKSKDDLHLVKKIKKEKVRSKSPKKKKKHKHHRKH